A window of Corallococcus macrosporus DSM 14697 contains these coding sequences:
- a CDS encoding YceI family protein, producing the protein MKTSMKSAVALFFALPSIALASTWKVDDSHSSAGFSVRHMMVSNVTGSFNVKSGTVNLDDKDITKSKVEAVLDASSVNTGNAKRDEHLKAPDFFDTAKFPEITFKSTKVQKAGAGKLKVTGDLTMHGVTKPVVLDVTGPSKESKDPWGNTRTGVTASTKLNRKDFGLAYNQALETGGVAVGEEVTVNLDLSLVKQADAAAPAAADKK; encoded by the coding sequence ATGAAGACGTCCATGAAGAGCGCCGTTGCCCTGTTTTTCGCCCTCCCGTCCATCGCGCTGGCCTCCACCTGGAAGGTGGATGACTCGCACTCCAGCGCCGGCTTCTCCGTCCGTCACATGATGGTGTCGAACGTCACCGGCTCCTTCAACGTGAAGAGCGGCACGGTGAACCTGGACGACAAGGACATCACCAAGTCCAAGGTCGAGGCCGTGCTGGACGCGTCCTCCGTCAACACGGGCAACGCGAAGCGCGACGAGCACCTCAAGGCCCCTGACTTCTTCGACACGGCCAAGTTCCCGGAGATCACCTTCAAGTCCACCAAGGTCCAGAAGGCCGGCGCGGGCAAGCTGAAGGTCACCGGCGACCTGACCATGCACGGCGTCACCAAGCCCGTCGTCCTGGACGTCACGGGCCCGTCGAAGGAGTCCAAGGACCCCTGGGGCAACACCCGCACGGGCGTGACGGCGAGCACCAAGCTGAACCGCAAGGACTTCGGCCTGGCCTACAACCAGGCGCTGGAGACGGGCGGCGTCGCGGTGGGTGAGGAAGTCACGGTGAATCTGGACCTGTCGCTGGTGAAGCAGGCGGACGCCGCCGCTCCGGCCGCCGCGGACAAGAAGTAG
- a CDS encoding protein kinase domain-containing protein — translation MGMVVTGRYRVEGLLGEGGMGRIWLATDLHEHRRVALKEMQVPAGLTAGKTEELVLMFRHEFFAMKKLQHPGTLKVFDWGMTEAGNRFITMEVVDGQDLSSLGRESPLDTRTLYRVLIQMSQVLAFLHSRLYVHCDIKASNIRITSAGAVKLMDFGVMHQLGTPSPGRLKGTLEYLAPEWQRGASIDGRADLYSLGVMAYYLATRRLPFKRNTPAALLADHLTRPPPRPSTICPVDPQLEEIILLLLAKDPRERFQDASELMEALCHASGEPMPEEPLSARASYLHVPEVVGRAAELEALMNGLAEADWGQSKAVLIGAPAGVGKTRLLQEFELQAKLAELPFGRGQCRAEGQAPLTPIVQAVRCLVPLTPGEMMDRLAPKLRQLLPGLTPDAGEVHPVVGEEKLAFFGALAEWVQALGRRMTLVLCFEDLQWADSATLEVLNVLIRALYGTRGMVVGTFRNGELSRLSLAFQTVDEKITTRMDLEPLAAEHVRTLVELALPGLSVPEAFVTRLHETTGGNAFFATECLRALVEEGALTRVGGRWTADAGLDTRPLPASIHDAVIARLGSAPAEQVSLLRRLAPAGRSLELPMLRALAELPESELFAVLDGIVERQFLQEVEGRYVFTHDTVHQAIYDSTPEEERRVAHGRVALALQTLHSARSELSRTVGWHYLRSSEPELAIGPLLDAGRAAIEAQALLEATLLLKEAATLLQAAPDFPGRDRLLLRIWVTMVELGSASDPPTSLVFARKLGEHWAATVDLEAGRAQALAALEAACAAPEPERPARLKALFREREADAFSSAADIFWKQAELRILQAMALASMGRTEELEALLARVRAEQPEVSPYRAATLLAPAQLCAYTGRFAGVLEAQFEQLERLRGLCKVTGRLPKRLAWALGMGGYTMNMNLALRGEPLDAQALRDGYAVAEAHGLTDVRGFHLCAVVTRAAFTGDGASFVPAFTEKTELVRRLGNPRLMERNLALFTPPYYLERGEHEHVAAVVARAEALARVLPEDRWLQCHLRVYQACRDVLFEDAAAARESLPAALAAAREDGIRMETLLRVYQSRFEREQGNLVAAQDAAEAALARAVDPVLANPWDEILARRALAALMPGEEGVQHLRRALTLAELTGNVLQVGLVRLSLAERARDSEAAVVALEAAEAAFTDARASSLLALTSSLRGALQRRAGALRQSA, via the coding sequence GTGGGCATGGTGGTGACGGGGCGCTACCGGGTGGAGGGGCTGCTGGGCGAGGGTGGCATGGGCCGCATCTGGCTCGCCACGGACCTGCACGAGCACCGCCGGGTGGCGCTCAAGGAGATGCAGGTGCCCGCGGGCCTGACGGCGGGCAAGACGGAGGAGCTGGTGCTGATGTTCCGGCACGAGTTCTTCGCCATGAAGAAGCTCCAGCACCCCGGCACGCTCAAGGTCTTCGACTGGGGCATGACGGAGGCCGGCAACCGCTTCATCACCATGGAGGTGGTGGACGGGCAGGACCTGAGCTCGCTGGGGCGTGAGTCGCCGCTGGACACGCGCACGCTGTACCGGGTGCTCATCCAGATGTCCCAGGTCCTGGCGTTCCTGCACTCGCGGCTGTACGTGCACTGCGACATCAAGGCCAGCAACATCCGCATCACCAGCGCCGGCGCGGTGAAGCTGATGGACTTCGGGGTGATGCACCAGTTGGGCACACCCAGCCCCGGCCGGCTCAAGGGCACGCTGGAGTACCTGGCGCCGGAGTGGCAGCGCGGCGCGAGCATCGACGGGCGCGCGGACCTCTATTCGCTGGGCGTGATGGCCTACTACCTGGCCACGCGCCGGCTGCCCTTCAAGCGCAACACCCCGGCCGCGCTGCTGGCGGACCACCTGACGCGGCCGCCGCCCAGGCCGTCCACCATCTGCCCGGTGGACCCGCAGTTGGAGGAGATCATCCTGCTGCTGCTGGCGAAGGACCCGCGCGAGCGCTTCCAGGACGCCAGCGAGCTGATGGAGGCGCTCTGCCACGCCAGCGGCGAGCCGATGCCGGAGGAGCCGCTGTCGGCGCGCGCCAGCTACCTGCACGTGCCGGAGGTGGTGGGCCGCGCCGCGGAGCTGGAAGCGCTGATGAACGGCCTGGCGGAGGCGGACTGGGGCCAGTCCAAGGCGGTGCTCATCGGCGCGCCCGCGGGCGTGGGCAAGACGCGGCTGCTCCAGGAGTTCGAGCTGCAGGCGAAGCTGGCGGAGCTGCCCTTCGGCCGGGGCCAGTGCCGCGCGGAAGGGCAGGCGCCGCTGACGCCCATCGTCCAGGCGGTGCGCTGCCTGGTGCCGCTGACGCCCGGGGAGATGATGGACCGCCTGGCGCCGAAGCTGCGGCAGCTCTTGCCGGGGCTGACGCCGGACGCGGGGGAGGTGCACCCCGTGGTGGGCGAGGAGAAGCTGGCCTTCTTCGGCGCGCTGGCGGAGTGGGTGCAGGCGCTGGGCCGGCGGATGACGCTGGTGCTGTGCTTCGAGGACCTGCAGTGGGCGGACAGCGCCACGCTGGAGGTGCTCAACGTCCTCATCCGCGCGCTGTACGGCACGCGCGGCATGGTGGTGGGCACGTTCCGCAACGGCGAGCTGAGCCGCCTGAGCCTGGCCTTCCAGACGGTGGACGAGAAAATCACCACCCGCATGGACCTGGAGCCGCTGGCGGCCGAGCACGTGCGCACGCTGGTGGAGCTGGCGCTGCCGGGGCTGAGCGTGCCCGAGGCCTTCGTCACGCGGCTGCATGAGACGACGGGCGGCAACGCCTTCTTCGCCACCGAGTGCCTGCGCGCGCTGGTGGAGGAGGGCGCGCTGACGCGGGTGGGCGGCCGGTGGACCGCCGACGCGGGCCTGGACACGCGGCCCCTGCCGGCCAGCATCCACGACGCGGTGATTGCCCGCCTGGGCAGCGCCCCCGCCGAGCAGGTGTCGCTGCTGCGCCGGCTGGCGCCCGCGGGCCGCAGCCTGGAATTGCCCATGCTCCGCGCGCTGGCGGAGCTGCCCGAGTCCGAGCTGTTCGCGGTGCTGGACGGCATCGTGGAGCGGCAGTTCCTCCAGGAGGTGGAGGGCCGCTACGTCTTCACGCACGACACCGTGCACCAGGCCATCTACGACAGCACGCCGGAGGAGGAGCGGCGCGTGGCGCACGGCCGCGTGGCGCTGGCGCTCCAGACGCTGCACTCGGCGCGGTCGGAGCTGTCGCGCACGGTGGGGTGGCACTACCTGCGCTCGTCGGAGCCGGAGCTGGCCATTGGCCCGCTGCTGGACGCGGGCCGGGCCGCCATTGAAGCGCAGGCGCTGCTGGAGGCGACGCTGCTGCTGAAGGAAGCGGCGACGCTGCTCCAGGCCGCGCCGGACTTCCCGGGGCGGGACCGGCTGCTGCTGCGCATCTGGGTGACGATGGTGGAGCTGGGCTCCGCGAGCGACCCGCCCACCTCGCTCGTCTTCGCGCGCAAGCTGGGCGAGCACTGGGCCGCCACGGTGGACCTGGAGGCGGGGCGGGCGCAGGCGCTGGCCGCGCTGGAGGCCGCGTGCGCCGCGCCGGAGCCGGAGCGCCCCGCGCGCTTGAAGGCGCTGTTCCGCGAGCGTGAGGCGGACGCGTTCTCCTCCGCAGCGGACATCTTCTGGAAGCAGGCCGAGCTGCGCATCCTCCAGGCCATGGCGCTGGCCAGCATGGGCCGCACGGAGGAGCTGGAGGCGCTGCTGGCGCGCGTCCGGGCCGAGCAGCCGGAGGTGTCCCCCTACCGCGCCGCCACGCTGCTGGCGCCGGCGCAGCTGTGCGCCTACACGGGCCGCTTCGCGGGCGTGCTGGAGGCGCAGTTCGAGCAGCTGGAGCGGCTGCGCGGGCTGTGCAAGGTGACGGGCCGGCTGCCCAAGCGCCTGGCGTGGGCGCTGGGCATGGGCGGCTACACGATGAACATGAACCTGGCGCTGCGCGGCGAGCCGCTGGACGCGCAGGCCCTGCGCGACGGGTACGCCGTGGCGGAGGCCCACGGGCTCACGGACGTGCGCGGCTTCCACCTGTGCGCCGTGGTGACGCGCGCCGCCTTCACCGGGGATGGCGCGTCCTTCGTCCCGGCCTTCACGGAGAAGACGGAGCTGGTGCGGCGGCTGGGCAACCCCCGGCTGATGGAGCGCAACCTGGCCCTCTTCACGCCGCCGTACTACCTGGAGCGCGGCGAGCACGAGCACGTGGCCGCGGTGGTGGCCCGCGCCGAGGCGCTGGCGCGGGTGCTGCCGGAGGACCGGTGGCTCCAGTGTCACCTGCGGGTGTACCAGGCCTGCCGCGACGTGCTCTTCGAGGACGCGGCGGCGGCGCGCGAGTCCCTGCCGGCGGCCCTGGCGGCGGCGCGGGAGGACGGCATCCGCATGGAGACGCTGCTGCGCGTCTACCAGTCCCGCTTCGAGCGGGAGCAGGGCAACCTGGTCGCGGCGCAGGACGCGGCGGAGGCGGCGCTGGCGCGGGCGGTGGACCCGGTGCTGGCCAACCCGTGGGACGAAATCCTCGCCCGCCGCGCGCTGGCCGCGCTGATGCCGGGCGAGGAGGGCGTGCAGCACCTGCGCCGCGCGCTCACGCTGGCGGAGCTGACGGGCAACGTGCTCCAGGTGGGGCTGGTGCGCCTGTCGCTCGCGGAGCGCGCACGGGACTCCGAGGCGGCGGTGGTGGCGCTGGAGGCGGCGGAGGCGGCCTTCACCGACGCGCGGGCCTCCAGCCTGCTGGCGCTGACCAGCTCCCTGCGGGGCGCGCTCCAGCGCCGGGCCGGGGCGCTCCGTCAGAGCGCCTGA
- a CDS encoding response regulator transcription factor: MKPKVLIVENSWTMRETLRLLLSGEFDCTTAADGESGLQQALAHPPDVLISDVNMDGMDGYALCGRFRSEPTLKHIPVIFVSGYAPRTEGPADQPVPDAYLVKPVKPPVLIAQLHALLRRTEAVTPATPTVQPAWKS, translated from the coding sequence GTGAAGCCGAAGGTCCTCATCGTCGAGAACTCATGGACGATGCGGGAGACGCTCCGTCTCCTGCTCTCCGGCGAGTTTGACTGCACCACGGCGGCCGACGGCGAGTCGGGGCTCCAGCAGGCCCTGGCGCACCCGCCCGACGTGCTCATCTCCGACGTGAACATGGACGGGATGGACGGCTACGCGCTGTGTGGCCGCTTCCGTTCCGAGCCCACGCTCAAGCACATCCCCGTCATCTTCGTCAGCGGCTACGCGCCTCGCACGGAGGGGCCCGCGGACCAGCCCGTCCCGGACGCGTACCTCGTCAAGCCGGTGAAGCCGCCGGTGCTCATCGCCCAGCTTCACGCGCTGCTGCGTCGCACGGAGGCCGTCACCCCGGCCACGCCCACCGTCCAGCCCGCCTGGAAGAGCTGA
- a CDS encoding dioxygenase: MGDELDRRVVLQGAAAAGVVGVLGAGGPGGGQAASPAVFISHGSPMVALDSDAYPQALRRFGDGAPARALVVVSAHWETPGEVRVTASAQPPLIHDFYGFPEPLYRLRYGAPGAPSLAEDVVARLKAGGLPAVADAERGLDHGAWVPLLHAFPQAKLPVVQVSMPLGANPADIARMGELLRPLRAQGVLLMGSGGIVHNLRRLNFHEKAASVEPWAAAFDAWIAQKLAARDFTGAQAWLDAPNARLAHPRAEHLMPLYFVLGAALPEDRLTPVFEGFHHGTLSMRSFALCA; the protein is encoded by the coding sequence ATGGGCGACGAACTGGACAGACGCGTGGTGCTTCAGGGCGCGGCGGCGGCCGGGGTGGTGGGCGTGCTGGGGGCGGGTGGCCCCGGCGGCGGTCAGGCCGCGTCCCCCGCGGTGTTCATCTCCCATGGCTCGCCCATGGTGGCGCTGGACTCGGATGCGTATCCGCAGGCGCTCAGGCGCTTCGGTGACGGAGCACCGGCGCGGGCCCTGGTGGTGGTGTCCGCCCACTGGGAGACGCCCGGGGAGGTCCGCGTCACGGCCAGCGCGCAGCCGCCCCTCATCCATGACTTCTACGGCTTTCCCGAGCCGCTCTACCGCCTGCGCTACGGCGCGCCCGGTGCGCCGTCCCTGGCCGAGGACGTGGTGGCCCGGCTGAAGGCGGGCGGCCTGCCGGCGGTGGCCGACGCGGAGCGGGGCTTGGACCACGGCGCGTGGGTGCCGCTGCTGCATGCCTTCCCGCAGGCGAAGCTCCCCGTGGTGCAGGTGTCCATGCCGCTGGGCGCGAATCCCGCGGACATCGCGCGGATGGGCGAGCTGCTGCGGCCCCTGCGCGCGCAGGGCGTGCTGCTGATGGGCAGCGGCGGCATCGTCCACAACTTGCGCCGGCTGAATTTCCACGAGAAGGCGGCGTCCGTCGAGCCATGGGCCGCGGCCTTCGATGCGTGGATTGCGCAGAAGCTGGCGGCGCGAGACTTCACCGGCGCTCAAGCATGGTTGGATGCACCGAACGCGCGGCTCGCGCATCCAAGGGCCGAACATCTGATGCCGCTCTATTTCGTCCTCGGAGCCGCCCTCCCCGAGGACCGCCTCACTCCCGTATTCGAGGGCTTCCATCACGGAACCTTGTCCATGCGCAGCTTCGCGCTGTGCGCCTGA
- a CDS encoding 2-hydroxychromene-2-carboxylate isomerase: MAHPPVRFLLDYISPYAYLAWQRLPALAARQGRAVEPVPVLLAGVLNATGNIGPAEVAAKRGYLFKQTFRIAHDFGVPFAPPPTHPFNPLLALRVTAAVEDVESRSRLVSALYASAWGGGKGAESPEAVGAAIEAAGLDAQALLAAAQTQPVKDRVRQNTEAAVAAGAFGVPTYLADDELFFGVDSLGHLEQFLRGEDPLTPEAVERWRTLPASASRR; encoded by the coding sequence ATGGCCCACCCCCCCGTGCGATTCCTGCTGGACTACATCTCACCGTATGCCTACCTGGCCTGGCAGCGCCTGCCGGCGCTCGCCGCGAGGCAGGGCCGCGCCGTGGAGCCGGTGCCCGTGCTGCTGGCGGGGGTGCTCAACGCCACGGGGAACATCGGCCCCGCGGAGGTCGCCGCCAAGCGCGGCTACCTGTTCAAGCAGACCTTCCGCATCGCCCATGACTTCGGCGTGCCCTTCGCGCCTCCGCCGACGCACCCCTTCAATCCGCTGCTCGCGCTGCGCGTGACGGCCGCCGTGGAGGACGTGGAGTCCCGGAGCCGGCTGGTGAGCGCGCTGTATGCCTCCGCCTGGGGCGGCGGGAAGGGGGCGGAGTCGCCCGAGGCCGTGGGCGCGGCGATTGAGGCCGCGGGGCTGGACGCCCAGGCGCTGCTCGCGGCCGCGCAGACACAGCCGGTGAAGGACCGGGTCCGTCAGAATACCGAGGCCGCGGTGGCCGCCGGGGCCTTTGGCGTGCCCACCTACCTGGCGGACGACGAGCTGTTCTTCGGCGTGGACTCGCTGGGGCACCTGGAGCAGTTCCTGCGCGGGGAGGACCCGCTCACCCCGGAGGCCGTCGAGCGCTGGCGCACCCTGCCTGCGAGCGCGTCCCGGCGCTGA
- a CDS encoding DUF1751 domain-containing protein — MRPMRSFGGGGGGMGLPGLETTASKLAVALVAGSVMFHLTKGASGGLLLLFPDLVFGRLYLWQPLTYAFIESSPIGIIFGAIITWSIGGYLESVWGGRRLLMVALGIAVSAGLITSLLAMLVPGATVSAYAGGNVMTSVLWVSYGLTIGRGQTNFWGLPLSGNALAGIGAGFVVLSAITAGWQSQVPDLLGLCLAFAYVRGASPRRLLLHFQHWRLQRQLKGRSKHLQVVRQDRPDRDQYLN, encoded by the coding sequence ATGCGACCGATGCGGAGCTTCGGCGGCGGGGGCGGCGGCATGGGCCTGCCCGGCCTGGAGACCACGGCGTCCAAGCTGGCGGTGGCGCTGGTGGCTGGCTCCGTGATGTTCCACCTGACGAAGGGAGCGTCAGGCGGACTGCTGCTGCTGTTCCCGGACCTGGTGTTCGGGAGGCTCTACCTCTGGCAGCCGCTGACGTACGCCTTCATTGAGTCCAGCCCCATTGGCATCATCTTCGGGGCCATCATCACCTGGTCCATTGGCGGCTACCTGGAGTCCGTCTGGGGCGGCAGGCGGCTGTTGATGGTGGCGCTGGGCATCGCGGTGAGCGCGGGCCTCATCACCTCGCTGCTGGCCATGCTGGTGCCGGGGGCGACGGTGTCGGCGTACGCGGGCGGCAACGTGATGACGTCCGTGCTGTGGGTGTCCTACGGGCTCACCATTGGCCGCGGGCAGACGAACTTCTGGGGCCTGCCGCTGTCGGGCAACGCGCTGGCGGGCATTGGCGCGGGCTTCGTCGTCCTCTCCGCCATCACCGCGGGCTGGCAGTCCCAGGTGCCCGACCTGCTCGGCCTGTGCCTGGCGTTCGCCTACGTGCGCGGCGCGAGCCCGCGCCGGCTGTTGCTGCACTTCCAGCACTGGCGGTTGCAGCGTCAGTTGAAGGGCCGCTCCAAGCACCTGCAGGTGGTGCGGCAGGACCGGCCGGACCGGGACCAGTACCTCAACTGA
- a CDS encoding sigma-54-dependent Fis family transcriptional regulator, with protein sequence MAGRFELDLSELLSFEPGGGLIHFGGQRVLLMDPVAMGMLRKELVGLMGMTAARGTFTRLGYAHGWRTAEAMKGAVPWKDESLWRRAGGRLHTLQGQVRVEPVQRRADEGPEPFAEAQWRDSYEAEQHLLHLGQADQPVCWSLTGFASGYMSYVNGKPIYGTELRCVGKGDATCHYVGRPAEEWSTECTEVLRLYETQCMEGMLAQVTEALRQAERKLRAKRQSLARAGVTEDPAGMVARSEAMQRVINLARRAAKVDSTVLVTGESGVGKERIARLIHDESGRAHQAFVAVNCAAVTESLLESELFGHARGAFTGATSDRAGLFEAAHGGTLFLDEVGEVPPSMQAKLLRVLQEREVRRVGENASRKVDVRLVAATNRELAEEVRQGRFRQDLYYRLRVIELKIPPLRERRDDVLPLARLLLAEAAERLGRRVSGLSPDAADQLLRYAWPGNVRELGNAVERAVALCEGTRVEREDLPEEVRAAPPNLGPTGGPQRLEDMEKHYILAVLAQNGGNRARTAEQLDIGVATLYRKLKQYGHPEAAH encoded by the coding sequence GTGGCTGGCCGTTTCGAGCTGGACTTGAGTGAGCTGCTGTCCTTCGAGCCGGGAGGCGGGCTCATCCACTTCGGGGGCCAGCGGGTGCTGCTGATGGACCCGGTGGCCATGGGGATGCTCCGCAAGGAGCTCGTCGGGCTGATGGGGATGACGGCGGCGCGCGGCACCTTCACGCGCCTGGGCTATGCGCATGGCTGGCGTACGGCCGAGGCGATGAAGGGCGCGGTGCCCTGGAAGGATGAGTCGCTGTGGCGCCGGGCCGGCGGGCGGCTGCACACCCTCCAGGGGCAGGTCCGGGTGGAGCCCGTCCAGCGCCGCGCGGACGAAGGCCCGGAGCCCTTCGCCGAGGCGCAGTGGCGTGACTCCTATGAGGCCGAGCAGCACCTGCTGCACCTGGGCCAGGCGGACCAGCCGGTGTGCTGGAGCCTCACCGGCTTCGCGTCCGGCTACATGAGCTACGTCAACGGCAAGCCCATCTACGGCACGGAGCTGCGCTGCGTGGGCAAGGGCGACGCGACGTGCCACTACGTGGGCCGGCCCGCCGAGGAGTGGAGCACCGAGTGCACGGAGGTGCTGCGCCTCTACGAAACCCAGTGCATGGAGGGGATGCTGGCGCAGGTGACGGAGGCGCTGCGGCAGGCGGAGCGCAAGCTGCGCGCGAAGCGGCAGTCGCTGGCGCGCGCGGGCGTGACGGAGGACCCGGCGGGCATGGTGGCGCGCTCGGAGGCCATGCAGCGGGTCATCAACCTGGCCCGGCGGGCGGCGAAGGTGGACTCCACGGTGCTCGTCACCGGAGAGAGCGGCGTGGGCAAGGAGCGCATCGCCCGCCTCATCCATGATGAGTCCGGCCGCGCGCACCAGGCCTTCGTCGCCGTCAACTGCGCCGCCGTCACGGAGAGCCTGCTGGAGAGCGAGCTGTTCGGCCACGCGCGCGGCGCCTTCACCGGCGCCACCAGCGACAGGGCGGGCCTCTTCGAGGCGGCCCACGGCGGCACCCTCTTCCTGGACGAGGTGGGCGAGGTGCCCCCGTCCATGCAGGCCAAGCTGCTGCGCGTGCTGCAGGAGCGGGAGGTGCGCCGCGTGGGGGAGAACGCCAGCCGCAAGGTGGACGTGCGGCTGGTGGCCGCCACCAACCGGGAGCTCGCGGAGGAGGTGCGGCAGGGCCGCTTCCGCCAGGACCTCTACTACCGGCTGCGCGTCATCGAGCTGAAGATTCCGCCGCTGCGTGAGCGCCGCGACGACGTGCTGCCCCTGGCGCGGCTGCTGCTCGCCGAGGCCGCGGAGCGGCTGGGCCGCCGGGTGTCGGGCCTGTCCCCGGACGCGGCGGACCAGCTCTTGCGCTACGCGTGGCCGGGCAACGTGCGCGAGCTGGGCAACGCCGTGGAGCGCGCGGTGGCGCTGTGCGAGGGCACGCGCGTGGAGCGGGAAGACCTGCCCGAGGAGGTCCGCGCCGCGCCCCCCAACCTGGGGCCCACCGGCGGCCCGCAGCGGCTGGAGGACATGGAGAAGCACTACATCCTGGCGGTGCTGGCCCAGAATGGCGGCAACCGCGCGCGCACCGCCGAGCAGTTGGACATCGGCGTGGCGACGCTCTACCGCAAGCTCAAGCAGTACGGCCACCCGGAGGCGGCCCACTGA
- a CDS encoding S1 family peptidase, protein MGWRTWLGAGLGAALLTACQTEEESPPDLDDVAAATVTLEPGHCAGVVVEDGRHALTAAHCLRTEDRRVHLSFLDGRRLGASAVHVDRGRDVAILRLDAPASVRPLEVAQALPTPGAPLVFAGRNDRPGEPQEALLERLGPCPSLPEVPAALFTTIRGKPGDSGAPLVDARMRVVGLVHGGAACRIAAPTAGLGEVVARLSRGGPALARKAPPLRRQAALPSAGPGAIASGRLRSEVEADGATSRPPDPRRRHHGRQEGQGPTGRAAQGHWR, encoded by the coding sequence ATGGGGTGGAGGACGTGGCTGGGTGCTGGACTGGGCGCGGCGCTGCTGACGGCCTGCCAGACGGAGGAGGAATCACCGCCGGACCTGGACGACGTGGCGGCGGCGACGGTGACGCTGGAGCCGGGCCACTGCGCGGGCGTGGTGGTGGAAGACGGCCGGCACGCCCTCACCGCGGCGCACTGCCTGCGGACGGAGGACCGCCGGGTGCACCTGTCCTTCCTCGACGGGCGCCGGCTGGGCGCCAGCGCCGTGCATGTGGACCGGGGCCGGGACGTGGCCATCCTCCGCCTGGACGCGCCAGCGTCGGTGCGCCCGCTGGAGGTCGCCCAGGCGCTGCCCACGCCCGGAGCGCCGCTGGTGTTCGCGGGCCGCAATGACCGTCCCGGCGAGCCCCAGGAGGCCCTGCTGGAGCGGCTGGGCCCCTGCCCCTCCCTGCCGGAGGTGCCGGCCGCGCTCTTCACCACCATCCGAGGCAAGCCGGGAGACTCTGGCGCGCCGCTGGTGGATGCCCGGATGCGGGTGGTGGGGCTGGTCCACGGCGGCGCGGCCTGCCGCATCGCCGCGCCCACGGCGGGGCTCGGGGAGGTGGTGGCGCGGCTCTCCCGGGGCGGGCCGGCCCTGGCGCGCAAGGCGCCTCCCCTCCGCCGCCAGGCCGCCCTCCCTTCAGCGGGCCCTGGCGCCATTGCCTCCGGGCGCCTCCGCTCCGAAGTTGAGGCGGACGGGGCAACCTCACGCCCTCCCGACCCACGGAGACGGCACCATGGCCGGCAAGAAGGACAAGGGCCCACAGGACGCGCGGCCCAGGGACATTGGCGATGA
- a CDS encoding acetyl-CoA C-acetyltransferase: protein MKSVSKNEEIYFLSGKRTPFGTYGGSLKDLSATDLAVESAKAALAQAKVSPEDVQHVVYGNVVQTSADAIYLPRHVGLRTGVPVPVPALGVNRLCGSGFQAFVTAAELMLTEQASVVLAGGTESMSQAPHVIRGARWGLPLGKGSLEDMLWTALTDSYTGQAMALTAEQLAVDYSLTQEQVDAYAVLTQQRFAAAQEAGRFQDEIAPVTLKTKKGETVVSRDEHNRPETTVEGLRKLPKVFKKDGVVHAGAASGICDGAGSMVMATGSYVKQHGLKPIARLVNWGISGCDPKVMGIGPAPAIRQLLARAQCQLSDIDLFEVNEAFAPQYLAVEKELGLPRERTNVNGGAIAVGHPLGASGARITTTLVYELKRRGARYGIGSACIGGGQGIAVLVEAL from the coding sequence ATGAAGAGCGTGTCCAAGAACGAGGAAATCTACTTCCTGTCCGGCAAGCGCACCCCGTTCGGTACCTATGGGGGAAGCCTGAAGGACCTCAGCGCCACCGACCTCGCCGTGGAGTCGGCGAAGGCCGCGCTGGCCCAGGCGAAGGTGTCGCCGGAGGACGTCCAGCACGTCGTCTACGGCAACGTGGTGCAGACCAGCGCGGACGCCATCTACCTGCCGCGCCACGTGGGCCTGCGCACCGGCGTGCCCGTCCCGGTGCCCGCCCTGGGGGTGAACCGGCTGTGCGGGTCCGGCTTCCAGGCCTTCGTCACGGCGGCGGAGCTGATGCTCACCGAGCAGGCCTCCGTCGTGCTGGCCGGCGGCACCGAGTCCATGAGCCAGGCGCCCCACGTCATCCGCGGCGCCCGCTGGGGCCTGCCGCTGGGCAAGGGCAGCCTGGAGGACATGCTGTGGACGGCCCTCACCGACAGCTACACCGGCCAAGCCATGGCGCTCACCGCCGAGCAGCTCGCGGTGGACTACTCGCTCACGCAGGAGCAGGTGGACGCGTACGCCGTCCTCACCCAGCAGCGCTTCGCCGCCGCGCAGGAGGCGGGCCGCTTCCAGGATGAAATCGCCCCCGTGACGCTGAAGACGAAGAAGGGGGAGACGGTGGTGTCCCGGGACGAGCACAACCGCCCGGAGACGACGGTGGAGGGCCTGCGCAAGCTGCCCAAGGTCTTCAAGAAGGACGGCGTGGTGCACGCGGGCGCCGCCAGCGGCATCTGCGACGGCGCCGGCTCCATGGTGATGGCCACCGGCAGCTACGTGAAGCAGCACGGCCTCAAGCCCATCGCCCGGCTCGTCAACTGGGGCATCTCCGGGTGCGACCCCAAGGTCATGGGCATCGGCCCCGCGCCGGCCATCCGCCAGCTCCTGGCGCGCGCCCAGTGTCAGTTGTCGGACATCGACCTCTTCGAGGTCAACGAGGCCTTCGCGCCGCAGTACCTGGCGGTGGAGAAGGAGCTGGGCCTGCCGCGCGAGCGCACCAACGTCAACGGCGGCGCCATCGCCGTGGGGCACCCGCTGGGCGCGTCCGGCGCGCGCATCACCACCACGCTGGTGTACGAGCTGAAGCGGCGCGGCGCCCGCTATGGTATCGGGTCCGCCTGCATCGGTGGCGGCCAGGGCATCGCGGTGCTCGTCGAGGCGCTCTGA